The following is a genomic window from Sporosarcina jeotgali.
TGGGGCAATCTTTTTCATCCTATCCAAGTTATTATTATCACTGTCTCTAATTATTAAATCCGGTTTTAATTCAATAATTTTTTCTAAATCCTCATCTGAAACAGTTGTAACATCTTTTAGTTGATCCTTAAATAGAGGGCTTCCTTTAGACCATTCGTCCACCCCTACGATATTGATGCCAAAAGAAATTAAGTCGCCTGCATTACCAGTTAACACTACTACTCTTTTTGGGTGAGCAGGTACTTCAATAGGTCCATTCTCAGATTGATATGTAATTGTTTCACTTTCGTCCTTTTTATTTGAATCCCCTGCCGGCTGATTCTTTGTGCTATTGCCACAGGCACTAATAATGAGTACACACATGACAATGAAAGGAAGCAGTAATTTTTTCAATTTGTGATTCTCCTTTGTAATTGTTATTATTTCAAACGTTGCTCACATTGAAAATGATAATGATAATCATTCCCATTTAAAATAATAATCTCTTTTAAATTTATTGTCAATAGCCTATGTGAATTCCCCCCTTTCTATCAGGGGATACTCAAAAGATCGGGATTAGAAAACATTCCGGAGAGCTATCAATCGTTCTGTACCTGTTAAAATTAGGGTTAAAATTAGATACAAAAATAGAGGCTGGGACAAAACTAAAATATAGTCCGTTCCCCTGCGCTCCAAAAGGCACGCTTTCCGCGGGGCGCGCTTGAGCCTCCTCGTACGCTATCGCTTCCTGCGGGGTCTCAACATTCGCGCTAAATCCCACAGGAGTCGGCCTTTTTCTGCTCCGGTACACTCTGATGGTCTAAAAATAGTTGCTAACAACTGATATAGTAAAATAAAAAAGAACGAATCCTAAGGAATTAACCTGGGGATTCGTTCTTTTGGAATTTTAGATAGGAAAATAGGAAGACACTCTGTTAAAATAGATTCACCACAAACCATTTAAGGAGGTCTTCCTATGTTTAAAAAGTATACCATGAATCAATTAATTTTGCCGCTCGATATGGAAATGAAGTTACAGAAAGATGATATTGCCTACGCTGTGAATGAGCTCGTGGAGTCGATCCCTGGAGAAGCCTTCACAGGCTTTTTGCGTGAAACTGGCTGTCCCGCCTATCACCCACGCATGATGATGAAGGTTTTGCTCTGCGCTTACACACAATCTGTGTTTTCCGGTAGGAAGATTGAAGGGCTATTGAAAGATAGTGTCCGGATGATGTGGCTAGCTCAGGGATACGAACCAACTTATCGCACGATTAATCGCTTTCGGGTTCACCCCGAAGTGAAAGAACTTCTACGTCAATGCTTTGTGCAGTTCCGCTGCCGACTTGTCGAAGAAAAGCAAATTGATGAAGAAGCCATCTTCATAGACGGAACGAAGCTCGAAGCGAATGCGAATAAGTATACGTTTGTTTGGCGCAAAGCCGTTGAAAGATACAGTGCGAGCCTGATGGAAAAATCAAATCAGATGTATGAGGAACTTTTGGCAAAGAACATCATTCCGGAAATCGAACGAGAAAGTTCGGACGAACTTACCACGAACGACCTGTCCAACATCCTCAACAAGCTGGAAGATACGGTACAGATCTACGATGAAAAAATTGAAGAAAGTGAAGATACAGAAGTTCGAAAAGAGCTCCGGTCGCAACGTAAGGAACCAAAACAGTATCGGAAAAAGTTCCAGGATTTTTTACAACGTAAAGAAAAATATCGGATTCACATGGAAATTTTCGGAGACCGTAACAGCTATTCCAAGACGGATTATGACGCCACCTTCATGAGGATGAAGGAGGATCATATGAGGAATGGTCAGCTCAAGGCAGGCTACAATGTACAAGTAGCAACAGAAGGACAGTATGCGCTAGCTTACGATATCTACCCAAACCCAACAGATACACGAACACTCATCCCGTTTCTTAATCTCATCGAGAAAGACTACTTCGAGCTGCCGGAGTACATCGTCGCAGATGCTGGTTATGGCAGTGAACAGAACTATGGAGATATCCTTGAAAACAGAAAGCGTACCCCATTAATCACCTACAATCAGTATCGGAAAGAAAAGACAAAGAAATACAAAGAAGATCCGTTCAACACAATGAATTGGGCTTATGATGAGGATGCAGATTCCTACACTTGTCCGAATGGCCGTAGGCTAGGATTTAGCTATTTTTCAAAACGTACCGACAAATACGGATTCACACGCGAATACAAAGTATATGAAAGTGATGATTGTTCCGATTGTCCATTGCGCTCCCTTTGTACGAAAGCGCATGAAGGCAACAACCGGAAATTATATATCAATGAAAAATGGGAAATGCATAAAACAATCATTCGAGCGAAGCTTTCAGAAGAGAAAACAGGTTCACTCTACGGTCAACGGAAAATCGACGTAGAACCAGTTTTTGGATTTCTGAAGGCGAATTTGGCGTTCACTCGTTTCTCTGTGAGGGGAAATGAGAAGGTGAAAAATGAAATGGGCTTCGCATTCATGGCCGTGAATTTGAGGAAATACACGGCCATAAACAACATTCACGCATCAACAAATGGAAAGAATACAAGAAAAAAAGCGAGTGTTCACCAAAAATCGGTGAACACTCGCTTTTTGTTTCAATTTGACTGGTTATGTCCCAGCCTCTTCTTTTACCATCGTAACTGAGAAAATATGCAGTTAATACACTTCGTGATTGATTTCTTGTTTCCACAAGAGAATTTGATTAGCAACTTCTTCCGGTAAGCGTCCAATAGCTAACACATACTAATAGAAGGTTTTGCATGAGATACTCTTTCCAGATTTAAATTCTGGGAGGGGTTTTTTTGAAAAGAAAAGAGAAAGAATTGTACTGGATAGACCAAATAAAAGACTATCGACAAAGTGGAGAATCCTTAATTGAGTGGTGCGAGAAGAAAGAAATTAAGATCTACACAATGAAATACTGGTTACGGAAGCAGTCGCCAGTATCCGCCGAATCACAAGAAACTGCTTGGATTCCCTGCGTGGTCGAGGAACCTTCAAGTGCTTCTATTACACTAAAGATAAAAAATGTAGAAATCGAAGTATTGAGTGGCTTCCAGGACGAATTGTTACTCAGGGTCCTTCGGACACTTGAAGAACTATGATGAATGGGCGGACAGTCGAACAGGTCTATTTAGCTGCTGGACCGACTGACCTTCGGAAATCAATCGATGGGCTGGCTGTCATTGTTCAAGAGCTTTTTGAACTTGACCCGTTCTCTCACGCGCTCTTTGTGTTCTGTAATCGGAAGAAAGACAAACTCAAGATCTTATTTTGGGATCACAATGGCTTTTGGCTCTATTACCGTCGGCTGGAAAAAGGATTGTTTGATTGGCCAGACTTTGGCTCTAGCCAACCACTTCCCATCACATCCAGACAGTTGAACTGGCTACTTGATGGTCTTCCACTGAACCAACGCCAGGCGCATCCTTCTGTGGCAGCGAAAAAAATTATTTAGATACTATTAGAGCGTGCAGATTTATGCTATTCTAAGACCTATGAAAACACTGGACGGAAACACCTCACCCACAATTGAAGAGCTTGAGAAAAAGAACGCGCAGCTGGAGAACAAGATGAAGACCTTGGAATTGAAGCTGCAATGGTACGAAGAACAGTTTAAACTGGCTCAGCAGAAACGGTTCGGTTCATCGAGTGAGAAGACCGATGACAATCAGTTGTCGCTTCCACTCTTTAACGAGGCTGAAGTTTCTGCGTCTGTCTTGTTGGCAGAACCTACAATGGAGACGATTAGCTATGCACGCAAAAAAGTCGGCGACCGTGCAGAAAAACTTAAGAATCTTCCGGTTGAAACCATTCATTATGACCTTTTGGACGAAGAGAAGGTCTGTTTGGCGTGCGATCACGAACTCCACGAAATGAGTATTCAAACTCGACAAGAGTTGAAGATTGTACCGGCACAAGTGAAGGTCGTCGAACATATACAGCACATTTACAGTTGCCGTCATTGCGAGAACCATTCAATCACGACGCCGATCGTGAAGGCAAAGATGCCGAATCCAGTCATCCCGAAGGGATTGGCTTCTCCTTCAGCGATTGCCTTTATCATGACCCAAAAGTTTGCGGATGGTCTGCCTCTTTATCGCCAAGAAAAGCAGCTGGAACGCATGGGGATTCCGTTGAATCGACAGACGCTCTCAAATTGGGTGATCTCGGCCACAACACGGTGGTTGACTCCAGTCTATGAGTGCCTTCATCGGCAATTGATGCAGGAAGACTTACTTCACGCTGATGAAACCAGCGTACAAGTACTGGATGAGCCGGGTAAGTCGGCACAATCCAAGTCCTACATGTGGCTCTATCGCACGAGTGGTAGTTCAAAGAAACCGATGGTTCTCTTCGATTACCGTCCGAATCGCGCGAAAGAAAATCCACAGAAGTTCTTGAGCGGGTTCACGGGATATCTGCATGTCGATGGGTATGCGGGTTATGAATCCCTGGAAAATGTCGAACTTTCGGGGTGTTGGGCGCACGCACGCCGGAAATTTGATGAAGCCCTCAAGGCAACTAAAGGTGCGTCGTCAGATTCGAACCGTTCGACGATTGCGAAGAAGGGGCTTGCTTTCTGTAATCAATTATTTGCGATTGAGCGTAAGATCAAGGATAAAAATCCAGAAGAGCGCCTAAAAATTAGACAACAAGACAGTCAGCCTGTGCTGGATGCTTATTTGGTCTGGCTAACGGAACAGAAAGAAATCATTGCGCCCAAATCAGCAACCGGCGGTGCGATCACGTATTCCTTGAATCAATGGCAAAAACTGACGACCTTTATGAAAGATGGGCGCATCGAAATCGACAACAATCGTGCCGAAAGATCGATCAAACCATTTGTCATTGGAAGAAAGAATTGGCTGTTCGCTGTTTCGACGACTGGAGCGAAATCCAGCGCAATCGCTTATAGTCTCGTAGAGACGGCCAAAGAGAACAACTTAAATCCATTTCTTTATCTGCAATTTCTTTTCGAAGAACTTCCACAGCTTGATATGAATGACAAATTACAAATCGATCATCTGATGCCTTGGTCGAAAGAACTTCCTAAGGACTGTTATATCCAGAAAAGAAAATGAACAAAATGCCCTTCCAAAAAAAATCGGAAGGGCATTTTGTTTTCTAAGAAACCAGGTGTTCTTTATTGGACGCTTACTTCTTCCGGATTGTCCCAATGAAGATGGTGCTGAGTATTTTCTATTCCAATTACCTTTAATACGTCAACGCCTTTTTTAATTTCCTGTACTCCTATTTTGCGAGCTGAATCTGCAGGTTCAATTGCGGCATGAAGTAATAAAACAGGACACTGAATGCTATTAAAAGCAGTCGAACAAGGCTCTTTATAGAATGCCTTAATAATCGCTAAGATACTGAAGACGTCAGCCTTAAATACATAGGTATCGTTAACTTTTTTAAAACTGGAGGCTATTAAGGGATCGAGATTGGTATTCCATTGCTTTGTTGTGTAACTTTGGTATTCTTTGACCACTTCATCCCAAGATCCATAAATACTGGACTCCACGTATTCTTTCCAATCAATCAAGGCTGTTTCCTCTGTCAGTCCGTCAACATGCTCAGGAAAAGCAAATCCTCCGTCTAATAAAATAACGCCACTAACCTTATCGGGATACATTTTTGCTGCATGCAGGCAAATGTCTGCCCCCCATGAATGCCCCATCATGTAAAAAGGTTGATTCGTAATCTGCTGTATCACTTGATACATCCTTTTTGCTAAAGAGGAAAACATATAGTCCTCAGCCCGATGAAGCGACTCAGTTTCCCCGTGTCCCGGGTTATCTATTAGAATAAGATGAAAATCATTTATTAAGTATTCATTGAGCCCAGAAAAACTATTTAAATCACCTGTCATTCCGTGCAGACAAACAAGTGAAGGACGGCTGTTATCACCAAGTTCACACCCATGAAATGTATGGCCATCTACTGCTATTTGAAACTTCTTCAATTCCATTTCTCTCCCTTAAGTACTTCTTTTTGATATATTCGTTAATCTGATTACCTCCAGCTAATTTGCATGATCCCAGTATAGTCTATATCTGGAGTAGAGCTAAGCACGTTGATGTACGTTACAGCGTATGGTTTCAGAAGGTCGTGGATTGGACGTATTTCTGAGAACTTCACAAGAAATTAAGGCAGCTTTAACACGAGGGGCTCAAGGCTCACGATAATCCTACGCTTGCACTCCAATCAACTAAGTGTGCAGGAACTAATAAACGTCCAGGATTGTTAAAAAAAGTATCTTTAGAGAATTGCCGTCATCAGTAAATACAACTCGTTCAAGCAACTTTGAATTTAACAAAATACGGTACGAACAAAGAGCCAATACTCAGTATGGCGAGTCCTGCACCCAGCGTAGCCAAATGGTTAGTGAAAGGTGAAAAGAAAATGACAAAAAGAAGCATTGGCAAGCCAGTAAGCGATACAAAAAGCAACCTGCCTTCAAAAGTCAATTTATGTTCTGCACCGCAATTATCACATGTAACTGGTTTGTAGACCCAGCCTAAAAATGCTTTGTAAACTTTACTCCAGCTGAAAGGCATATTACAATTTTGACATTTTCGCAATACCAACACTCCTTTTCCGGCATAATATAATGGGTCTATTCTAGGACAATGTTGCATGGTTAAAGCTCTTGATTATTGTTCTAAGAAATATATTATCGGGAGTAAAACCAAGCCTAGCAGAAAAAGTACCGGAATCGAAGAAACAATTAAAGCAAAGATCCTTAACTTACCTTTTCGGCTAAAAAGTGCAGTTAGGAATGAAGTTATTATTAATGAAATAACCACAACATCTCCAATTTCTGAAGTTCCATTCACTACAATTGGTGCAATAAAGGCAAAAATAATAAATAAAGAAAACAATGACAATGAAATGATACTTAAATATCTTCTTAACAAAATCATTTCACCTCTTCTGCTCTTTTCTCGCTCAATTGTTTTTCAGGCGTAAATCCTTGTTCCAGAATTGCATCCGTTTATGAAAAGTATTAAGAGTTCTTTTATCAATTTTTGCTCATTCTAGCATATCCAGATTTGCTGTGAGGATGATTTTTCTTGTGATTTAAAAGCATCAAAAATATCCCGATTATTGCTGTAATTAAAACGGGAATAAACATTTTATTCATGAGACTGTAAAGCAGTACGATAATGAAAATTACAACGATTAAAGAGTGAAAGGCATAATACTTTTTCAATTTAATTACTCCTCTACATATTTTTAACTGGCCCGTTTGCGTTATTAGCGCGATTACTTAGGCAGCAATCGCACCCATATCTGAAATAATGTTAAGCACGTTGATTTGCATTCCAACCGTACGCTTTCCGGAGGGCGTGGCTTGAGCCGCTTCCTTCGCTTCGCTCCGTCCAGGGTCTCAAGCGCACGCTAATCCTCTCGGAGTCGACGGCTTGCACTCCAATCAACTAAGGGTGTATTACCAAAAATCGCCCCCGTTTAACGAAAGAAGGTGGCGTATATTATAAATCCAATTATCAATAAAAGAATCATAAGTCCAGTGCCTTTCCAACCTAAGCCACCTACTAAATCCGAAAGTACGCTTCCGTGAATACTGCTTGCGGGATGCTTTAATTCCTTCTGCCTTAATCTTTCACGTCTTTCTTCAGGAGTTTCATTATCTCTACCCATTTCACCACTCCTTAAATTTTCTTTGGTGTGCTTCAAAATGGCCCGATTCTTGAACAACTTTTATCCCGCAAACGCCCCCGATTTCTTAAGTTTCCTATTAATACTTCTCGATTTTTATTGTTATATCTTCTTCGCTAATTGTTGCGTTTTCTGCTTCGGAAACTTTCTTTATAGAATCCTCCACTGCTTGTTGAATCATTGTTTCATCTACTTTTACATCCTTCGGGTAACTTACTGATACAGTCATATCTTTAACATTACCATCCACCATTATTGCTATTGATTCTTTATCCAGTTCCGTTTGCTCTGTAATAGATGTTATTACTTCACTTTTCAACTCTGAAACTAAATTCAATTCTGATGATAAATCCGCATCATTTTCCTCGTTTTCTGAATCCTCTAGTACTACCACTTCGGGCTCTCCATTACACCCAACTAAAAAAATCGAACTGAATAATACTCCTGAAATTATAGCTTTTTTAATCATTTCTAGTCCCGCCCTTTCAAAGGTTACGAATTCTACAACAATTTTCCATACATAAATTTGACGATATTTATTGGTGGAAGTTTCAAATTAAAACACAATTTTCCACAATCGGCCCAAAGCTATCCGATTAAGCCTTGTTAGGTAAAAAATATAAAATTCCCTTTATTCTTAGTACCTTTTAGCATCCTTAAAAAGAACACAATAGCAAGAGATAGATTGATTAACCCATTAAAAAGAAAAGCAAAGATGAAATATTTCCCTCCTACTGTTGGTGAACTATATATTGTTAAACCTAATAAAACTTGGATTATACTAATTGCAGAAAGAAAGACTGTTAATCTTTTGATGTTATTTTTAAGTAATAAGTAACCGCTTAAAGTTGCGATATAAGATAAGCTAAATAGAATTAATATAGGATACACAGGATGAAATTTTGCTGCATAGATAAAATAGTCTAATTGTGATATATCGGAGTTATTTGTAATCTGTCCATTAAATACTTTTGAAAATAATGCAGTGTGCTTCCACTCCCACGGGACTTCCCTAATTGCACTCCCTTCATACCATGCTATAAACGTTGAAAAAGCTAAAAGCATTGAGGCTATTAAGTATTGACCGGCATATTTCATGTGTTCCCCCTTATTTATTTTAAGATACTTCATATCTTGAATAATTTGGATCGTTTGAAGTGATACCCTAATTCATCAATAACAATTAAAACGCGGTGTACCATGACAATGGTGATTGTTTAATAATAAAAGTCAGTAAAACAGAAAAAAATATTATCAAAATCATCTGCTTCGGCTCTTTATAAAAAATTATACATAAAACGCAATACATAATTAGTTCTGTAATATAATTCAGATACACATAGAATATTCCCATCCCCACTGAAAGACTTAACATCAATCCCATGGGAAATGCAGGTAAAATAAAAGCTGAGCGACTGTTATTTTTAGCGAACCATACAATAGCCGCTAAAAAAGGGGAAGCTAAGGCTATAAGGCCCCAGTATAAAATATAACTTGTCGAAAAAACACCAAACAACATCGCAGAGTATACGTAATAACCACTAAACATTCCTAGAAAGAAAATCATTGTATGAATGCCCGCTCGAATTGGAGTTTTACTATATGCCGCTATTAATGTCCCGATAAATACCCAAATGCCCAATCTGGTAAATACATCACCAAAGTAAGGAACGGAATCTAAGTACTTGGTAATTACACCAAAGATTAGACTCGCAAATAACAAAGACATATGAATTGCTAATCTTTTTTTCAAATTCCCCACTCCAATTTTCCAAACACATTTTCTGTCTAATTATTTACATAATGAATGAGACAATACGTTTCTCCATAAAATGGCCCTGTTTCGGTATTGGGGCTTTTACTTATCAAGTAATCGCCCCCGTTAGCAGTGGTGTTTATTTCATGCCATTTAGTTCTTTTCTAATTTCTTCAGACAAAGTATTGGGACTTGTTATTTCATAAAAATGACCATCAATCATTTGCAAAACATTATTGTAACCTAGAACGAATCCTGTTGTTTTCTCAATTCCCTTATCGTCATAAAGTATTTTGACTTCATAACTCATCATTGGTGTAGACTTAACCTTTCTAATCTTCATTTCACTTGATTCATCGACAATATTCATTAGCTGCGCCTCAGTCAAATTGAATTCTTTATCAGGAAATTGACGGTCTTCAACTGTTATTTCATTAATGGATTTATGATCAAATCCATTTTTAAAAGCTTCGCCAAAAGTCGTTATTTTATTGTTTTCTAGATACAAATAAAAACTAATACCTAAAATTAATACCAGTAGACCCGCAACAATACTCTTTTTCATAGTATTCTCTCCCAACTGATTTCCTCAGTAGCTACCTAACAAAATGGTCCGATTCCGGCATACGATTGCTTGATTAAAGCGCCCGTTACTGGATTTACTGTTTTTTTAACTGATTGTATAATAATTGATTGCATAGTTCCGAACAAAGGCCTTGTGTTTTATATCTATTCAACAGGTCATTTACATCAATAAATATTCCATTCTTACGTAGTAAACTTTCAAATTGCATAAATGTTAAATTCGGATCAATTTCGACTTTTTTATCAGGGAATGACTTGTGAACTGTTTGATTAATCTCTGTCAATTTATTACCAAGCATTTTAGCAGTAGATGTATAAGTTAGTATTGTCTCAATAAAATCAATTTCAGTATGAGATAACCCTTGATTTCCCAACCATTCACTAGCAGTTTTGTGCGTCATATCATCGCCCCTTTTTGGGTGTAGGTCTTTATCAATCTGGCCCTATTGTTTAAGATACTTTTTTAGTAGTACTCTTCGTTGCTTGGAGTGCAGGCGCCGACTCCTGTAGGATCAGCGTGAGTCTTGAGACCCCGCAGTGTCGCGACCTTTGCGACCGAGGAGACTCAAGCCACGCCCTCAGGAAAGCGTGCGCAGGAACGCAAAGCAACATTTGATAATGGCCCTATTACGGTATTGGCGTGCTTACTTGTAAAGCAATCGCCCTCAATTCTGGAGTAATTTCACTTCTTTTCTAGAGCCTTAATAAGTCTTACTAGCCAATATAATGCCACCCACGGAAGAATAAACATCGTAGCCCATTCAATTAACCTTGGAACTAAATAGAATCCATTTACTCCTAGAATACCTAGAGCAAACCAAATCCCTGCCACAATCACTAAAGCGATTATTATACTTGTTGTAGTTCCGTCCATTCTTTTTGACCTTTTTGATAATTTCCGAATGGCTAGCACAATTAATGCGATAACAGCTACCAAGATAATTAACTTAATTAACGAGCTCGTTAAGTATTGCAAATTATTATATGATCTGATTTCCTCCAAAAAAACACCCCTAGCAGAATCAAAAGTATAATTCCTTAATCATGGCCTGATTCTTGAATGTATGCTTTATAATAACTACACTCCGTTGCTTGGAGCGGAAGATGGACGACTCCGAAGGGATCAGCGTGCGCCTTGAGACCCCGCAGGGAGCGTTTTTTTGCGACTGAGGAGGCTCAAGCCACGCCCCTCGGAAAGCGTTCCGTCTGGAGCGCAAAGCAACAATTTGCATGCTAAATAATGGTCCGATTTTGGTATGGGCACGATTAATTATTGCATCAATCGCACCCTTGATTATTGAATCGTATATTTAAATATCAGTTCTCCATTTGGATCTTTTTCATTCATAAACACAAAGCCAATATCTTTGTATAAATGATAAGCTACTT
Proteins encoded in this region:
- a CDS encoding DUF6366 family protein; its protein translation is MGRDNETPEERRERLRQKELKHPASSIHGSVLSDLVGGLGWKGTGLMILLLIIGFIIYATFFR
- a CDS encoding IS1182 family transposase, coding for MFKKYTMNQLILPLDMEMKLQKDDIAYAVNELVESIPGEAFTGFLRETGCPAYHPRMMMKVLLCAYTQSVFSGRKIEGLLKDSVRMMWLAQGYEPTYRTINRFRVHPEVKELLRQCFVQFRCRLVEEKQIDEEAIFIDGTKLEANANKYTFVWRKAVERYSASLMEKSNQMYEELLAKNIIPEIERESSDELTTNDLSNILNKLEDTVQIYDEKIEESEDTEVRKELRSQRKEPKQYRKKFQDFLQRKEKYRIHMEIFGDRNSYSKTDYDATFMRMKEDHMRNGQLKAGYNVQVATEGQYALAYDIYPNPTDTRTLIPFLNLIEKDYFELPEYIVADAGYGSEQNYGDILENRKRTPLITYNQYRKEKTKKYKEDPFNTMNWAYDEDADSYTCPNGRRLGFSYFSKRTDKYGFTREYKVYESDDCSDCPLRSLCTKAHEGNNRKLYINEKWEMHKTIIRAKLSEEKTGSLYGQRKIDVEPVFGFLKANLAFTRFSVRGNEKVKNEMGFAFMAVNLRKYTAINNIHASTNGKNTRKKASVHQKSVNTRFLFQFDWLCPSLFFYHRN
- the tnpC gene encoding IS66 family transposase, which encodes MKTLDGNTSPTIEELEKKNAQLENKMKTLELKLQWYEEQFKLAQQKRFGSSSEKTDDNQLSLPLFNEAEVSASVLLAEPTMETISYARKKVGDRAEKLKNLPVETIHYDLLDEEKVCLACDHELHEMSIQTRQELKIVPAQVKVVEHIQHIYSCRHCENHSITTPIVKAKMPNPVIPKGLASPSAIAFIMTQKFADGLPLYRQEKQLERMGIPLNRQTLSNWVISATTRWLTPVYECLHRQLMQEDLLHADETSVQVLDEPGKSAQSKSYMWLYRTSGSSKKPMVLFDYRPNRAKENPQKFLSGFTGYLHVDGYAGYESLENVELSGCWAHARRKFDEALKATKGASSDSNRSTIAKKGLAFCNQLFAIERKIKDKNPEERLKIRQQDSQPVLDAYLVWLTEQKEIIAPKSATGGAITYSLNQWQKLTTFMKDGRIEIDNNRAERSIKPFVIGRKNWLFAVSTTGAKSSAIAYSLVETAKENNLNPFLYLQFLFEELPQLDMNDKLQIDHLMPWSKELPKDCYIQKRK
- the tnpB gene encoding IS66 family insertion sequence element accessory protein TnpB (TnpB, as the term is used for proteins encoded by IS66 family insertion elements, is considered an accessory protein, since TnpC, encoded by a neighboring gene, is a DDE family transposase.), whose amino-acid sequence is MNGRTVEQVYLAAGPTDLRKSIDGLAVIVQELFELDPFSHALFVFCNRKKDKLKILFWDHNGFWLYYRRLEKGLFDWPDFGSSQPLPITSRQLNWLLDGLPLNQRQAHPSVAAKKII
- the tnpA gene encoding IS66 family insertion sequence element accessory protein TnpA encodes the protein MKRKEKELYWIDQIKDYRQSGESLIEWCEKKEIKIYTMKYWLRKQSPVSAESQETAWIPCVVEEPSSASITLKIKNVEIEVLSGFQDELLLRVLRTLEEL
- a CDS encoding alpha/beta fold hydrolase, producing MKKFQIAVDGHTFHGCELGDNSRPSLVCLHGMTGDLNSFSGLNEYLINDFHLILIDNPGHGETESLHRAEDYMFSSLAKRMYQVIQQITNQPFYMMGHSWGADICLHAAKMYPDKVSGVILLDGGFAFPEHVDGLTEETALIDWKEYVESSIYGSWDEVVKEYQSYTTKQWNTNLDPLIASSFKKVNDTYVFKADVFSILAIIKAFYKEPCSTAFNSIQCPVLLLHAAIEPADSARKIGVQEIKKGVDVLKVIGIENTQHHLHWDNPEEVSVQ
- a CDS encoding YjdJ family protein, which translates into the protein MKYAGQYLIASMLLAFSTFIAWYEGSAIREVPWEWKHTALFSKVFNGQITNNSDISQLDYFIYAAKFHPVYPILILFSLSYIATLSGYLLLKNNIKRLTVFLSAISIIQVLLGLTIYSSPTVGGKYFIFAFLFNGLINLSLAIVFFLRMLKGTKNKGNFIFFT
- a CDS encoding TIGR04104 family putative zinc finger protein, with translation MRKCQNCNMPFSWSKVYKAFLGWVYKPVTCDNCGAEHKLTFEGRLLFVSLTGLPMLLFVIFFSPFTNHLATLGAGLAILSIGSLFVPYFVKFKVA
- a CDS encoding topoisomerase, which codes for MIKKAIISGVLFSSIFLVGCNGEPEVVVLEDSENEENDADLSSELNLVSELKSEVITSITEQTELDKESIAIMVDGNVKDMTVSVSYPKDVKVDETMIQQAVEDSIKKVSEAENATISEEDITIKIEKY